A region from the Haloarchaeobius salinus genome encodes:
- a CDS encoding ABC transporter substrate-binding protein encodes MVHDIMPDRRENGSSRRSFIKAAGGAGSATALAGCLTSLTGGGGTTINVLAWASFENVRDNIANFVDAEIELSTVTSTEPMFTQWNSGQNDEFDVTMPNNNYMPKFIDAGLVAPLNEDVVTNWDNIYPRYQELAQSQAGRDGTVYGVPQRFGWDTYAYDTREVPDHEEDLEMMFNDEYQGRIGSFQQFTKAMGHAALYLGYQDAFEGRQITLSQEQIDEVTSVLKEQSDLVSAYYAAPSQIKELFSGGSVSVGHSYRFVSAQMKMEGNDWMQMAVPQQGALTWFETAVVSSESQNKEKAWEVVNAILEPEVVGEWLAGSGFASTNANLVDELEGDTGQYIDIEPSRVENMIPYKEISNEDAWVSAWEEVRTS; translated from the coding sequence ATGGTTCATGATATCATGCCCGATCGAAGAGAGAACGGCAGCTCTAGGCGTAGTTTCATCAAAGCAGCAGGGGGAGCAGGCAGCGCAACGGCGCTCGCCGGCTGTCTGACCTCGCTCACTGGCGGTGGGGGTACGACCATCAACGTGCTCGCGTGGGCGTCATTCGAAAACGTGAGGGACAATATAGCGAATTTCGTTGATGCAGAAATCGAACTCTCAACGGTGACGAGTACAGAACCAATGTTTACCCAGTGGAACTCGGGGCAAAACGATGAGTTCGACGTCACCATGCCGAACAATAACTACATGCCCAAGTTCATTGACGCTGGGTTGGTTGCGCCCCTCAACGAGGACGTCGTCACAAACTGGGATAACATTTACCCTCGGTATCAGGAACTCGCTCAGAGCCAGGCAGGACGGGACGGGACTGTTTACGGAGTTCCACAGCGATTTGGTTGGGATACCTACGCCTATGATACCCGTGAGGTTCCTGATCACGAAGAAGACCTTGAGATGATGTTTAACGATGAGTACCAAGGACGTATCGGGTCGTTCCAGCAGTTCACGAAAGCCATGGGGCACGCTGCCCTGTATCTGGGGTATCAGGATGCCTTCGAGGGACGACAGATTACCCTCTCTCAAGAGCAGATCGACGAGGTCACTTCAGTTCTCAAAGAACAGAGTGACCTCGTCTCTGCCTACTATGCTGCACCGTCCCAAATTAAGGAATTGTTCTCAGGTGGATCTGTTTCCGTCGGCCACTCATACCGGTTCGTTTCCGCTCAAATGAAAATGGAGGGGAATGACTGGATGCAGATGGCTGTCCCACAGCAGGGTGCATTGACCTGGTTCGAGACAGCGGTCGTCTCAAGCGAATCCCAGAACAAAGAGAAGGCGTGGGAAGTCGTCAATGCAATTCTTGAACCAGAAGTCGTCGGTGAATGGCTCGCCGGTTCTGGATTCGCGAGTACAAACGCAAACCTTGTCGATGAGTTGGAAGGTGACACGGGACAATACATTGATATCGAACCGTCGCGAGTCGAAAACATGATCCCGTACAAGGAGATTAGCAACGAAGACGCGTGGGTCTCAGCCTGGGAGGAAGTTCGTACGTCGTGA
- a CDS encoding ABC transporter permease translates to MVVSFTTTDASFNIIWEPTLVNYEDLLFRDGLSIWETPFARSLLLSYMIAGVTTVTTLIVAFPVAYFLARRSGTFVKVMMFLLLVPFFSVYIVRMYAWLKIFGSGGAANNVLLTAGLLQQPHPVFDYGIVPTIIALTHAFIPYMLLTLYASLDGVDFSLVEAARDLGASRVQAFREIVLPLISSGIVTGIVFVFVPALGAYLAPQFLAKGQFFMIGQMIVQRVYVGYSIGYGSAMSVFIILAVIATLLLLYRVSGLDEFIQR, encoded by the coding sequence GTGGTCGTGAGCTTCACCACGACCGACGCATCGTTCAATATCATCTGGGAACCCACGCTGGTAAATTATGAGGATTTACTGTTCAGAGACGGACTCTCCATCTGGGAAACACCGTTCGCAAGGTCGTTACTTCTCTCGTATATGATCGCCGGAGTGACCACGGTAACGACGCTGATTGTCGCGTTTCCAGTTGCCTATTTCCTTGCCCGGCGGAGTGGGACCTTCGTCAAGGTGATGATGTTCCTCCTGCTCGTCCCGTTCTTCTCGGTGTACATCGTCCGGATGTACGCTTGGTTGAAGATCTTCGGGAGCGGCGGAGCTGCGAACAACGTTCTGCTCACCGCAGGGCTGCTTCAACAGCCACACCCCGTCTTCGACTACGGAATCGTCCCGACTATCATCGCACTCACGCACGCCTTCATCCCATACATGCTACTCACACTGTATGCCAGCCTAGACGGTGTTGACTTTTCTCTGGTCGAGGCTGCTCGCGATCTCGGGGCATCTCGAGTCCAGGCGTTTAGAGAGATTGTCCTCCCGTTAATCAGCTCGGGTATCGTAACGGGAATCGTATTCGTCTTCGTCCCCGCGCTTGGAGCATATCTCGCCCCGCAATTCCTCGCCAAAGGCCAATTCTTCATGATCGGCCAAATGATCGTCCAGCGTGTCTACGTCGGGTATAGTATCGGATACGGGAGTGCAATGTCGGTGTTCATTATTCTCGCGGTCATAGCCACGCTGCTGCTCCTGTATCGTGTTAGTGGCCTAGACGAATTCATCCAACGATGA
- a CDS encoding ABC transporter permease — protein sequence MTSEHTTEPQKSRIRSRVASAVDSVLTTIQSRNITTGLFYAYTILLVLFLWLPLGVVIFLSFAENASNVFPFQGFTLEHFTATAVNASLLEAAFMSIQVAVLSASIATVLGILASFGIVRYDFRFKSLFMTSSLLPLIIPGVIFGTSFFIFFNTLLGDSTGFFPLVLAHSAYGFPFALLAVLSRLHTFDESLEESARDLGASVPETFWEITFPIIRPAIAAGFLFAFIRSFEDYTRALFVSGQIDVLTIEMFSLINQGGTIAMNVVSTIILIVSIIGLMAAMFLGDVVDHVTN from the coding sequence ATGACCTCAGAACACACTACCGAACCTCAGAAGAGTCGGATCCGCAGCCGCGTCGCATCAGCAGTTGACTCTGTGCTCACGACTATCCAGTCTCGAAATATCACGACTGGCTTATTCTATGCATATACGATCCTACTCGTGCTTTTCTTGTGGCTCCCACTAGGCGTTGTAATTTTTCTGTCGTTCGCAGAAAATGCCTCAAATGTATTCCCATTCCAGGGATTCACGCTTGAGCATTTCACGGCAACGGCGGTGAATGCAAGCCTCCTCGAGGCGGCGTTCATGAGTATCCAGGTCGCAGTTCTGTCGGCCTCAATCGCGACTGTTCTCGGAATCCTCGCTAGTTTCGGCATCGTACGGTATGACTTTCGGTTCAAGAGTCTCTTCATGACTTCGAGTCTTCTCCCGTTGATAATCCCGGGTGTAATCTTCGGAACGTCCTTCTTCATTTTCTTCAATACCCTTCTGGGTGATAGTACAGGATTTTTCCCACTGGTCCTTGCTCATAGTGCCTACGGATTCCCCTTCGCCCTGCTCGCCGTTCTCTCCCGACTACACACGTTCGACGAATCACTGGAGGAGAGTGCACGCGACCTTGGTGCGTCAGTCCCAGAGACCTTCTGGGAAATCACGTTCCCGATCATCCGTCCAGCAATCGCGGCGGGCTTCCTCTTTGCGTTTATCCGCTCATTCGAGGATTACACCCGCGCCCTCTTCGTTTCGGGGCAAATAGACGTGCTGACCATCGAGATGTTCTCACTCATCAACCAAGGTGGGACGATCGCAATGAACGTTGTATCGACGATTATCCTCATCGTTTCTATTATCGGACTGATGGCGGCCATGTTCCTTGGCGATGTCGTCGATCACGTGACGAATTGA
- a CDS encoding aldehyde dehydrogenase yields the protein MRQVSGHYINGQFVEPNSGAYFESTDPYDGDEWIEIPRGNAEDVREAVESARYAVFEGEWSNATASQRGNYLSQIADRVEAKADELIDCEIRDTGRPKNEISGAIRALPAWYRYYAGLANKIQGETIPNDGTAEVYTRKEPVGVVGAITPWNASTMLATWKLAPAIAAGASVVLKPDERASAAVLTLASAIDETGLPNGAVNVVTGFGEEIGSPLVTHDSVDKVSFTGGPKTGATIAEQAGRNLKPTVMELGGKSPNIVFGDANLNNAAEGVIDGIFNAAGQFCAAGSRVLVQDEIHDEFVDELVNKADGLVLGNPRDEVTDMGPLASQAQFTQIDQYVTKAQEAGARLEYGGGPPETTLASDLFYEPTILSDVDPDSTLAQEEVFGPVLAVIKFSTESEAVRIANQTDFGLVAGIWTGDAQRGPRLSTKIRAGTVWINTYRMIGPQYPWGGVKHSGWGRENGKSAVDEFLETKTVFMEYGETGAE from the coding sequence ATGAGACAGGTGTCAGGACACTATATCAACGGACAGTTCGTCGAACCAAATTCCGGAGCATATTTCGAAAGTACTGATCCATACGATGGAGATGAGTGGATTGAGATCCCGAGAGGGAATGCCGAGGATGTTCGTGAGGCTGTCGAATCAGCCCGGTATGCTGTCTTCGAAGGCGAATGGAGCAATGCAACCGCGAGCCAGCGAGGCAATTACCTCAGTCAGATCGCTGATCGTGTTGAAGCCAAGGCTGATGAGTTGATTGATTGTGAAATTCGTGACACTGGTCGCCCGAAAAACGAAATCAGTGGCGCAATCAGGGCACTGCCCGCCTGGTACCGCTACTACGCTGGACTTGCGAACAAAATACAGGGTGAGACCATTCCAAACGATGGTACTGCGGAGGTATACACTCGCAAGGAGCCAGTGGGTGTCGTTGGAGCGATTACACCATGGAATGCTTCCACAATGTTAGCCACGTGGAAGCTCGCCCCGGCAATTGCAGCCGGTGCGTCGGTCGTGTTGAAACCGGATGAACGGGCATCTGCTGCAGTACTCACGCTCGCAAGCGCAATTGACGAAACTGGCCTCCCAAATGGAGCTGTAAACGTCGTTACCGGCTTTGGAGAGGAAATCGGTTCCCCCCTCGTCACACATGATTCGGTTGACAAGGTTAGTTTCACCGGGGGCCCAAAAACGGGCGCCACGATTGCAGAACAAGCTGGAAGGAATCTCAAACCCACTGTCATGGAACTCGGTGGAAAGAGCCCGAATATCGTTTTCGGTGATGCAAACCTGAATAACGCAGCAGAAGGTGTGATTGATGGTATCTTCAATGCGGCTGGACAGTTCTGCGCAGCTGGTTCGCGAGTTCTCGTACAGGATGAAATCCACGATGAGTTCGTTGACGAACTCGTGAACAAAGCTGACGGCCTGGTCTTGGGTAATCCACGAGATGAGGTGACAGACATGGGGCCGTTGGCTTCCCAAGCACAGTTCACACAAATTGACCAGTACGTAACCAAAGCACAGGAAGCAGGAGCAAGACTCGAATATGGTGGCGGCCCCCCCGAAACTACTCTTGCAAGTGATCTGTTCTACGAACCTACGATTCTCTCTGATGTTGACCCAGACTCGACGCTTGCCCAAGAAGAGGTCTTCGGGCCTGTTTTGGCCGTTATCAAGTTTTCAACCGAATCTGAAGCAGTGCGTATCGCGAACCAAACGGACTTTGGGCTCGTTGCGGGGATCTGGACTGGCGACGCTCAGCGCGGCCCTAGGTTGAGTACCAAAATCAGAGCTGGAACTGTCTGGATTAACACGTACCGGATGATTGGGCCCCAGTATCCGTGGGGAGGAGTGAAACACAGTGGATGGGGCAGAGAAAACGGCAAGAGCGCCGTAGATGAATTTTTAGAGACGAAGACAGTGTTCATGGAGTACGGAGAGACAGGAGCAGAATAG
- a CDS encoding thiamine pyrophosphate-binding protein encodes MAQEDGTSGANRFVEALESYDVPYVFGNPGTTELPLIEAVSASNSCEYVMTLQEDIAVGMAAGFAKTRTYHSHTDESVNPLGVVNLHAAPGLAHGLGNLHGASYAGAPILVTAGIQSRGFQHEEPILSGDMVEMTRQFTKWSAMVNDVDALPAMTRRAVRTALTPPTGPVFLGFPLDVLNEETDAPIEPLGTIPEAGRGNRAQIQDAASLLADATEPVMITGDGIARSGREAVDAAVELAEASGTRVHGEILAAEVSFPGTHELWHSFIPPSESTARNHMDTDTLLLVGCSTNTTITAYESPLISDDTTVIHVSADPSEVGKTTRADAAVVGDPGDVLTEMAQLVRDEVGDEERIRRKERVQEYIERTNGATESTTGDEDFATRATFVDNLREAAPDANLVDESITTKYVLIERWPLEPEQFLSTKGGGLGYGLPSAVGAAFAEDLRSEPEDVVGVIGDGSFLYYPNSLYTAARYGVDLTIVIPDNRSYAVLKQNTVDVVGGDSADHDFKGMGIEMEPAVDIGQMAESQGVSQWFVEDPDHITPSVREAVETPGPSLVDVLIQD; translated from the coding sequence ATGGCCCAAGAAGACGGAACTAGCGGCGCGAATCGATTCGTCGAGGCATTGGAATCGTACGATGTCCCGTACGTCTTCGGGAACCCTGGAACGACGGAGCTACCGCTAATCGAAGCAGTGTCAGCTAGCAATTCTTGCGAGTACGTGATGACACTCCAAGAAGACATTGCGGTCGGCATGGCTGCGGGGTTCGCGAAAACGAGGACGTACCACTCACATACGGACGAGTCGGTCAATCCACTAGGAGTCGTCAATCTGCACGCTGCCCCAGGACTCGCACACGGCTTAGGGAATCTGCACGGAGCCAGTTACGCTGGGGCGCCAATTCTCGTCACAGCAGGAATCCAAAGCAGAGGATTCCAGCACGAGGAGCCGATTTTAAGCGGAGACATGGTCGAGATGACTCGGCAATTCACAAAGTGGAGCGCGATGGTAAACGACGTCGACGCGCTCCCGGCGATGACCCGTCGTGCAGTCCGAACAGCGCTCACTCCCCCGACGGGCCCAGTGTTCTTGGGATTTCCACTCGACGTCCTCAATGAAGAGACGGATGCACCCATCGAACCGCTCGGCACGATCCCAGAAGCAGGTCGAGGAAACCGAGCTCAGATTCAGGACGCAGCGTCGTTGCTAGCTGATGCAACTGAGCCAGTAATGATCACTGGCGATGGAATTGCTAGATCCGGTAGGGAAGCAGTCGACGCAGCTGTGGAATTAGCTGAAGCCAGTGGGACTCGAGTCCATGGAGAGATTCTTGCAGCGGAGGTCTCGTTCCCCGGTACCCATGAACTGTGGCACTCTTTCATCCCGCCAAGTGAATCCACCGCAAGGAATCACATGGACACTGATACTTTACTGCTCGTCGGCTGTTCGACGAATACCACTATCACAGCCTATGAATCGCCATTGATTTCGGATGACACCACCGTCATTCATGTCTCCGCAGATCCCTCGGAGGTTGGGAAGACCACTCGAGCTGATGCAGCAGTGGTCGGTGACCCAGGTGATGTACTCACAGAGATGGCGCAGTTGGTTCGAGATGAGGTTGGCGATGAGGAACGTATTAGGCGGAAGGAACGCGTACAAGAGTATATCGAACGGACGAATGGTGCCACCGAGAGCACGACGGGTGATGAAGACTTCGCAACGAGGGCGACGTTCGTCGATAATCTGCGGGAAGCGGCTCCGGATGCAAACCTAGTAGACGAGAGTATCACGACGAAATACGTACTCATCGAGCGCTGGCCACTTGAGCCAGAGCAGTTCCTGTCGACGAAAGGAGGCGGTCTGGGATACGGACTACCCTCTGCAGTAGGAGCAGCGTTTGCTGAAGATCTTCGTTCAGAGCCCGAGGATGTCGTGGGAGTCATCGGTGATGGTTCATTCCTTTACTATCCGAACTCTCTGTATACAGCAGCCAGATACGGTGTCGACTTGACTATCGTTATCCCCGACAACCGTAGCTACGCTGTCCTGAAGCAGAATACAGTTGACGTCGTCGGCGGAGATTCCGCCGACCACGACTTCAAAGGCATGGGAATCGAGATGGAGCCAGCTGTTGACATTGGACAGATGGCGGAGAGTCAAGGGGTCTCCCAGTGGTTCGTCGAGGACCCAGATCACATCACCCCGTCGGTAAGGGAGGCCGTTGAGACACCTGGCCCTTCCCTCGTTGACGTGCTTATACAGGACTGA
- a CDS encoding IclR family transcriptional regulator produces the protein MSQEDPSRPVTTTQKSFEIIEELKAEDEHTLIQLSKRLPYSKSTIHRHLETLVSTGYVLKDGNSYRLSLRFLNLGIQARRARDLFLVSKSHVDKLAEKTGERVWYIVEEDGHAVHVYGNVGQNSVKSNISIGDYSPLHSLAAGKAILAYYPEENVDKIITKHGLPKQTENTKTTRDELFTELEEVRERQVAFNREESSRHLFAVGAPIRDEDGVSLGAISVSGPARRLKGKKFEEEIPESLLEVTNEIEIDLLYD, from the coding sequence ATGAGTCAGGAAGACCCGTCCCGCCCCGTCACAACCACGCAGAAATCATTTGAAATCATTGAGGAGCTCAAGGCTGAGGACGAGCACACACTTATTCAGCTTAGCAAGAGACTCCCATATTCGAAGAGTACCATTCATAGACATCTCGAGACCTTAGTGAGTACCGGCTACGTGCTCAAAGATGGGAATTCCTACCGACTTAGTCTGAGATTCCTGAATCTCGGTATTCAGGCACGACGTGCGAGGGATCTCTTTCTGGTGTCAAAGTCTCACGTCGATAAACTGGCTGAAAAGACCGGGGAGCGGGTCTGGTATATCGTTGAGGAAGACGGCCATGCAGTACACGTCTATGGGAACGTTGGACAGAATTCGGTTAAATCGAATATTTCGATTGGTGACTACTCGCCGCTTCATTCACTCGCCGCAGGGAAGGCGATTCTGGCGTATTACCCAGAAGAGAACGTTGATAAAATAATCACAAAGCATGGACTGCCGAAACAGACGGAAAATACGAAGACGACTCGTGATGAGTTGTTTACCGAACTGGAAGAAGTCCGCGAGCGGCAGGTCGCATTCAATCGCGAAGAATCCAGTCGACATCTGTTCGCGGTTGGGGCTCCAATCCGTGACGAGGATGGTGTTTCGTTAGGGGCGATCAGTGTCTCGGGGCCTGCGAGGCGACTCAAAGGAAAGAAGTTCGAAGAGGAAATTCCCGAGTCACTCCTTGAGGTCACGAACGAAATCGAGATCGATCTTCTCTACGACTAA
- a CDS encoding ABC transporter ATP-binding protein has product MADALVRVDNVRKEYGSLVAVDGVTLRIEAGEFFSLLGPSGCGKTTCLRMISGFETPTDGSVFIEGTDVTGTPPNKRNTNMVFQHLSLFPHLTVGENIQYGLKKSGVGADEREARVSRILELVDLSGYQDRNPNELSGGQQQRVALARALVNNPDVLLLDEPLSGLDRKLRQHMQVELAKIQREVEGAFFYVTHDQEVAMTLSDRLAIMNNGVIQQVGTPEEVYNNPANAFVADFIGDTNLIEGRAETTEDTVSVFVDGIADPIWESKRNTTTGEVRLSVRPESVRLHDDDRGVLTAEVVDRFFQGDHVEYIVSPEVDSVSEIDVTDYKTDHTFTEGEAVSVSFDENGGVVFD; this is encoded by the coding sequence ATGGCAGATGCCCTGGTTCGGGTAGATAACGTTAGGAAGGAGTACGGTTCATTAGTCGCAGTGGACGGCGTAACGCTGCGCATCGAAGCAGGCGAGTTCTTCTCTCTACTAGGGCCCTCCGGATGTGGGAAAACGACTTGCCTGCGAATGATTAGCGGTTTCGAAACTCCGACTGACGGCAGTGTCTTCATCGAGGGGACTGATGTCACTGGAACGCCACCGAACAAACGGAACACCAACATGGTGTTCCAGCATCTCTCGCTCTTTCCACACCTCACGGTCGGAGAGAACATCCAGTACGGATTGAAGAAATCTGGTGTCGGAGCGGATGAGCGAGAAGCGCGTGTTTCTAGAATCCTTGAACTAGTGGACCTTTCGGGCTACCAGGACAGGAATCCAAACGAACTGTCCGGCGGACAACAGCAGCGTGTTGCACTCGCGCGTGCACTAGTAAACAATCCGGATGTCCTCCTGTTAGACGAGCCACTTTCCGGACTCGACCGGAAGCTCCGCCAGCATATGCAGGTCGAACTCGCGAAAATCCAGCGCGAGGTAGAAGGCGCCTTCTTCTACGTCACACACGATCAAGAGGTTGCAATGACACTCTCTGACCGATTGGCAATCATGAACAACGGCGTTATCCAACAGGTTGGAACCCCAGAGGAGGTTTATAACAATCCTGCAAATGCGTTCGTCGCGGACTTCATCGGTGACACGAACCTCATTGAGGGGAGAGCAGAAACCACAGAAGACACTGTGAGCGTATTTGTCGATGGAATCGCCGATCCAATCTGGGAGTCGAAACGAAACACGACCACCGGGGAAGTGAGGTTATCGGTTCGTCCAGAAAGCGTGCGTTTGCACGATGATGACCGAGGTGTCCTCACCGCGGAAGTCGTGGACCGGTTCTTCCAAGGTGACCACGTGGAGTACATCGTATCACCGGAAGTTGATTCAGTATCAGAAATCGATGTGACTGATTACAAAACCGACCATACCTTCACCGAGGGGGAGGCCGTCTCGGTTTCATTCGATGAAAATGGGGGGGTTGTCTTCGATTGA
- a CDS encoding amidohydrolase family protein: MVQAIDVHNHYYPENYLDALDDSEGSYSLSSDEAGRDVIVSNGSRVVTLTPPMTDLAVRKRHMADAGIDQQLLSVSIPNIDFLEGEAALELAQVSNDAYAEIQKNHDEFYGLACVPLRTPELAVEEARRAIEDLGLKGINIGSNINNQPLTANRFRQFFEAVDELDVPLYIHPMPPANVDTMQEHRLAPLVGFENDLTLAITRLIFDGVLEEFDLDIHVSHLGGTIPFLVERLNNGYQAYPECRENISKKPEQYLREIYYDTVSFHEPALVCTMESVGADQLLLGSDYPHVIGDINRAKADIENLEISHSDRMKIAHSNAKDLYDL, translated from the coding sequence ATGGTCCAAGCCATAGACGTGCATAACCACTACTATCCAGAGAATTATTTGGATGCACTTGACGACTCAGAGGGTTCTTATTCCCTCTCGTCAGACGAAGCCGGGCGGGATGTAATCGTGTCGAACGGTTCACGGGTAGTTACGCTGACCCCGCCAATGACCGACCTTGCCGTTCGAAAGCGGCACATGGCGGATGCAGGAATTGACCAGCAGCTCCTCAGCGTCAGTATCCCGAACATCGATTTCCTCGAAGGAGAAGCCGCGCTCGAACTAGCACAAGTCTCCAACGACGCCTACGCTGAAATTCAAAAAAATCATGACGAGTTCTACGGGCTTGCTTGCGTCCCACTTCGAACTCCGGAGCTAGCTGTCGAAGAAGCACGCCGTGCCATCGAAGACCTCGGTCTCAAGGGAATCAACATCGGGTCGAATATCAATAACCAACCGCTGACTGCGAATCGTTTCAGGCAATTTTTCGAGGCGGTCGACGAACTCGATGTACCACTATACATCCATCCGATGCCCCCAGCGAACGTGGATACGATGCAAGAACATCGACTTGCACCGTTGGTCGGCTTTGAAAATGACCTGACGTTGGCGATTACACGACTCATCTTCGATGGCGTCTTAGAGGAGTTCGACCTCGACATCCACGTTTCACACCTCGGTGGAACGATTCCATTCCTCGTTGAGCGACTCAATAACGGATACCAAGCGTATCCGGAGTGCCGTGAAAACATCTCGAAGAAACCCGAGCAGTATCTCCGCGAAATTTATTATGATACTGTCTCGTTCCATGAACCCGCGTTGGTCTGTACGATGGAATCCGTTGGCGCGGACCAGCTGCTCCTTGGGTCGGATTATCCCCATGTGATCGGCGATATCAACAGAGCGAAGGCGGATATCGAGAACCTGGAGATATCACATTCAGACCGAATGAAAATCGCTCATTCGAATGCAAAAGATCTCTACGACCTGTAG
- a CDS encoding PLP-dependent aminotransferase family protein, whose amino-acid sequence MDYEEHLATRARELEPVEIRKVVDLIDGEDVIPLAAGWPNAETFPSKKLAELAQESLQDEKTSMLQYGVTQGEDRLRKKIAERLRTHWNMSVSSDEVMITSGSQQALYLIGRALLSDDDTAVVGAPTYVAALTAFENLTDVRYVTVPLDEDGLDIEYLDRQLEEKSPSLAYVVPSFQNPTGLTMSKSRRHRLVELAKEHDFLIVEDSPYAELSFESAPPQPIASINRSRTIYLGSFSKVLAPGLRVGWLVAPEELIQTFKLLKQPIDLHTSTVSQSLVSAYLESGDIDEQIERISDFYSQKRDLALDTMEKSMPEYVEWTRPRGGMFLWLTLPERYDTEELLRSAIDEGVAFIPGHAFYASDPQHNTLRVNYTFVEDEALTTGIELLAKTIRNF is encoded by the coding sequence ATGGATTACGAGGAACATCTAGCGACTCGAGCCCGTGAACTCGAACCCGTCGAAATTCGGAAGGTAGTCGACTTGATTGACGGAGAAGACGTGATTCCGCTGGCCGCTGGCTGGCCGAACGCCGAAACATTTCCTTCGAAAAAACTCGCTGAACTCGCTCAGGAATCGTTGCAGGATGAGAAAACATCCATGCTACAATATGGAGTTACCCAGGGGGAAGACAGACTGAGAAAGAAGATTGCTGAGAGATTGCGAACTCATTGGAACATGTCTGTCTCTTCGGATGAGGTGATGATAACGAGCGGGTCCCAGCAAGCACTGTATCTGATCGGCAGAGCACTACTTAGTGACGATGATACTGCAGTCGTCGGTGCACCAACGTACGTGGCGGCACTCACTGCTTTCGAGAACCTCACTGACGTCAGATACGTCACAGTGCCGCTTGACGAGGATGGCCTTGATATTGAGTATCTTGACCGGCAATTAGAGGAGAAATCCCCATCCCTCGCGTATGTCGTGCCCTCGTTCCAAAACCCAACCGGCCTTACGATGAGTAAGTCTCGTCGGCACCGTCTCGTGGAACTTGCCAAGGAACATGACTTCCTTATCGTCGAAGATTCCCCGTATGCCGAACTGAGCTTCGAATCAGCACCTCCACAGCCAATTGCGAGTATCAACCGCAGCAGGACTATCTATCTCGGCTCTTTTTCGAAAGTATTGGCTCCAGGGCTCCGTGTTGGGTGGCTAGTTGCCCCGGAGGAACTGATTCAGACGTTCAAGCTCCTGAAGCAGCCGATTGATCTTCATACGAGTACGGTCTCCCAGTCGCTCGTATCTGCTTATCTGGAATCTGGAGATATTGACGAGCAGATCGAACGGATCAGTGATTTCTATTCCCAGAAACGGGATTTAGCACTCGATACCATGGAAAAATCGATGCCAGAGTACGTAGAATGGACTCGTCCAAGAGGTGGGATGTTTCTCTGGCTCACTCTGCCAGAACGGTATGATACTGAGGAGCTCTTACGGAGCGCAATCGACGAAGGTGTGGCGTTTATTCCAGGCCACGCGTTCTATGCGAGCGATCCTCAGCACAACACTCTCCGCGTAAATTACACCTTCGTCGAAGATGAGGCACTTACGACTGGCATTGAATTGCTCGCTAAGACGATTCGTAACTTCTAG